Proteins co-encoded in one Desulfitobacterium hafniense DCB-2 genomic window:
- a CDS encoding MFS transporter, which translates to MEILKNAETVSPQSFFDERVAWREKAAYAMGDVGANVVWATLTSFMTFFFTDVAGIGAAAVGSIFLISRILDAFSDVGMGVLVDRTNHKYDKARPWLLWVAIPYGIGAVLLFSVPDFGMTGKIIYAFLTYNLMSTVLYTVFAQPYHTLMALMTRDQYQRSLLTVMRMFAGVCTAIVINNATLPLVEHFGGGAGGWQKTMAVYGAIAAVIIILVFLFTKERIRGVSAKKTPVREGLKALAANKYWLMILVVGVLVYILFALPGVNIYYARYVLGNPMYLGSIMTCTFVPNLLCFAAIPLALKIFSKRMLVFIGFLFYAIGTGALLVEPMNINYVLTGVFIKGLGFAPLAGTLYAFIADTIEYGEWKTGLRMEGLIMSAASFGQKVGTGIGLAIIGWLLAWGNYVGNAATQSPEALCVISFMFIQLPLCIYAAIIAIMYFYKLDREYPAIIAELNQRRS; encoded by the coding sequence GTGGAAATTCTAAAGAATGCAGAGACTGTAAGTCCTCAGAGCTTTTTCGATGAAAGAGTGGCCTGGCGGGAAAAAGCTGCCTATGCCATGGGAGATGTAGGGGCAAACGTAGTATGGGCTACCCTGACGTCCTTCATGACCTTCTTTTTCACTGATGTGGCGGGAATCGGTGCCGCAGCTGTCGGCAGCATTTTCCTGATATCGCGGATTCTGGATGCTTTCAGCGATGTGGGCATGGGAGTCTTAGTAGACAGAACCAACCATAAGTACGACAAAGCCCGGCCCTGGCTTTTGTGGGTGGCGATACCCTATGGGATCGGGGCGGTTTTGCTGTTCAGTGTTCCCGACTTTGGTATGACCGGAAAAATAATTTATGCATTTCTTACCTATAACCTGATGTCTACGGTATTATACACTGTTTTTGCCCAGCCTTATCATACCCTGATGGCGTTGATGACACGGGATCAGTATCAACGGTCACTGCTTACGGTGATGAGGATGTTTGCCGGTGTTTGTACCGCCATTGTCATTAACAATGCGACTCTTCCTCTGGTTGAGCATTTTGGGGGCGGTGCTGGGGGCTGGCAAAAAACCATGGCTGTTTATGGTGCCATAGCGGCAGTGATCATCATTTTAGTTTTCTTGTTTACGAAAGAAAGGATCAGAGGGGTCAGTGCCAAGAAAACACCGGTTAGGGAAGGGCTGAAAGCTCTTGCTGCCAATAAATACTGGCTGATGATTCTGGTGGTAGGTGTTTTGGTCTATATTTTGTTTGCTCTTCCAGGGGTGAATATTTACTATGCCCGTTATGTATTGGGCAACCCCATGTACCTGGGCTCCATTATGACCTGCACCTTTGTCCCCAATCTGCTTTGTTTTGCGGCCATTCCTCTGGCCTTGAAGATTTTCAGCAAGCGCATGCTGGTTTTCATCGGATTTCTTTTCTATGCCATAGGAACAGGGGCTTTGCTGGTGGAACCCATGAATATTAACTATGTTTTGACGGGAGTTTTCATTAAAGGTCTTGGTTTTGCTCCCTTGGCGGGTACTTTGTATGCCTTTATAGCCGATACGATCGAATATGGCGAATGGAAGACGGGGCTGAGAATGGAAGGGCTGATCATGAGTGCGGCAAGCTTCGGCCAGAAGGTGGGCACAGGCATCGGGCTGGCAATTATAGGGTGGCTGCTGGCCTGGGGCAATTATGTAGGCAATGCCGCCACTCAATCACCGGAGGCCCTTTGTGTGATCAGTTTTATGTTTATTCAGCTTCCTTTGTGTATCTATGCCGCAATTATTGCCATCATGTATTTTTACAAACTGGACAGGGAGTATCCGGCAATCATTGCGGAGTTGAACCAAAGAAGATCGTGA
- a CDS encoding sigma-54 interaction domain-containing protein: MIVTEKSFSEQTYWEEIARCKTQFVNNGEDPLLNPYLRKEVAESWIRSKNNGVFPWTSYSKYYLTEEEWGVLKEQNERLIHIAQPLISNYLGLASTNGHSLELFDPSGAFLLGIHINISSTPVLSIVFNESTTGTTAHGLATYHKKPFQLIGPENYLDVWQNMICSAAPILDEMGEVLGTLALVQDMGEKPWEKNRSNLHIHSLGWVSSLAEAIGNQIKIQNSYDVLNQVNNDLRKATETLKIILEFIDEGVITIEPNGRILSSNHEGSRILNVNHGEIRGRNIGEFLLPRSALMDYVADKKTVDYMEEYVVNGREEKQYLVSLRPVYKQGNDELDFAILRFNHSDKINALVNTRSGAVAKFRFEDIVGQSEAMLKAKALARRFARTRENVLLLGESGTGKELFAQAIHNSHRPGGPFIAVNCAAMPRNLIESELFGYESGSFTGAEKNGRPGKIELANGGTLFLDEIGDMPIELQAVLLRVLQDKMVMRIGGRNYRQVDFRLITATNQDLKLSAQERKFREDLYFRISVLNIEIPPLRSRGFDIAILAEHFIENYAKRVGLPAAVISPEAKRRILEYNWPGNVRQLENAMIYAVNLSEEGQIMLSHLPKELSEKRTALPMVSEKECDKPEELFSMKDLEKVTIKKALERAGNSVAIASDLLGISKTTLYRKLKEHNIHY, from the coding sequence ATGATCGTTACCGAAAAGAGTTTTTCTGAGCAAACATACTGGGAAGAGATAGCACGATGTAAAACTCAATTTGTGAATAATGGAGAAGACCCTTTGCTCAATCCCTATCTGCGCAAGGAAGTGGCAGAATCCTGGATCAGATCAAAAAACAATGGAGTTTTTCCCTGGACATCCTATAGTAAATACTACCTGACAGAGGAAGAGTGGGGGGTGCTGAAGGAGCAGAATGAGCGGCTTATTCATATAGCCCAACCTCTGATCAGCAATTATTTGGGGCTGGCCTCCACCAATGGACATTCCCTGGAACTGTTTGACCCCAGCGGTGCCTTTTTGCTGGGGATTCATATCAATATTTCTTCAACTCCCGTTCTCTCCATTGTGTTTAATGAAAGTACCACAGGTACCACCGCTCATGGTTTGGCGACTTATCACAAGAAACCCTTCCAGTTAATCGGACCGGAGAACTACCTTGATGTCTGGCAGAATATGATCTGTTCTGCAGCCCCTATTTTGGATGAGATGGGTGAAGTTCTGGGTACTCTGGCTTTGGTTCAGGATATGGGGGAAAAACCCTGGGAAAAGAACCGGTCTAACCTGCATATTCATTCCCTGGGCTGGGTCAGCTCTCTGGCAGAAGCTATTGGCAACCAGATCAAAATTCAAAATAGTTATGATGTTCTCAATCAGGTGAATAACGATTTAAGAAAGGCTACGGAAACCTTGAAAATTATCCTGGAATTTATTGACGAAGGGGTGATCACCATTGAGCCTAATGGGCGGATTCTCAGTTCTAATCATGAGGGCAGCAGAATATTGAATGTGAATCATGGCGAGATAAGAGGGCGAAACATTGGGGAGTTTCTGCTGCCCAGGTCGGCGTTAATGGATTATGTGGCCGATAAGAAAACAGTAGATTACATGGAGGAATATGTGGTCAATGGCCGGGAAGAGAAGCAGTATCTGGTGAGCTTGCGGCCGGTGTATAAGCAAGGCAATGACGAGCTGGATTTTGCCATTCTCCGTTTTAATCATTCGGACAAGATCAACGCTCTGGTTAACACCAGGAGCGGGGCTGTAGCAAAATTCCGGTTTGAAGATATTGTGGGGCAAAGCGAAGCTATGTTAAAAGCGAAGGCTTTAGCCAGGCGTTTTGCCAGAACCCGTGAAAATGTTCTTTTGCTGGGGGAGAGCGGGACAGGCAAGGAACTTTTCGCTCAAGCCATTCATAACAGTCACCGCCCGGGAGGGCCTTTTATTGCTGTGAACTGTGCCGCCATGCCCCGGAATTTGATCGAAAGCGAGCTTTTTGGCTATGAAAGCGGCTCTTTCACCGGGGCGGAGAAAAATGGCCGGCCGGGCAAGATAGAATTGGCCAACGGGGGAACCCTTTTTCTGGATGAAATCGGCGATATGCCTATTGAGTTGCAGGCGGTGTTGCTGCGGGTTCTGCAGGATAAAATGGTCATGAGGATAGGAGGAAGAAATTACCGGCAGGTTGATTTCCGTCTGATAACGGCAACCAATCAGGATCTGAAACTCTCAGCCCAAGAAAGGAAGTTTCGTGAGGATCTCTATTTCAGAATTTCTGTTCTTAATATAGAGATACCCCCTCTGCGCAGCAGAGGCTTCGATATTGCCATACTTGCGGAGCATTTTATTGAAAATTATGCCAAGCGGGTGGGACTGCCGGCTGCGGTGATCAGCCCGGAGGCCAAACGAAGGATTTTGGAATATAATTGGCCGGGCAATGTCCGCCAATTGGAAAATGCCATGATCTATGCCGTGAACTTGTCCGAAGAGGGTCAGATTATGCTCAGTCACTTGCCCAAGGAGTTGAGCGAAAAAAGAACGGCCTTGCCTATGGTCAGTGAAAAGGAGTGTGATAAGCCGGAGGAACTGTTCTCCATGAAGGATCTGGAGAAAGTGACCATAAAAAAGGCCTTGGAGAGAGCCGGCAATAGTGTGGCCATCGCTTCGGATTTGTTGGGAATCAGTAAAACCACTCTGTATAGAAAATTAAAAGAACATAATATTCACTATTAA
- a CDS encoding 4Fe-4S dicluster domain-containing protein — protein MSRNGLLINYGWCSGCHSCELACRNAHGIPLEQWGIKLTQVGPFKLSGERTEWDYIPVPTSLCDLCADRVAEGRKPACVHNCLTQCIEYGPLDELMKSMTAKGKKVTLYLP, from the coding sequence ATGTCTCGTAATGGTCTACTCATCAATTACGGCTGGTGTTCTGGCTGCCATAGCTGCGAACTCGCCTGCCGGAACGCCCACGGCATCCCCCTGGAGCAATGGGGGATCAAACTGACTCAGGTGGGACCCTTCAAACTCAGCGGGGAGCGAACGGAATGGGACTATATCCCCGTTCCCACCTCCCTTTGCGATCTCTGCGCCGACCGTGTGGCTGAAGGCCGCAAACCGGCCTGTGTCCATAACTGCTTGACCCAGTGCATTGAATACGGCCCCCTGGATGAACTGATGAAGAGCATGACCGCCAAGGGTAAAAAAGTTACCCTCTATCTTCCTTAA